A window of Verrucomicrobiota bacterium contains these coding sequences:
- a CDS encoding CTP synthase has translation MKFIFVTGGVVSSLGKGLTAAALGTLLENRGLKVALQKFDPYLNVDPGTMSPYQHGEVYVLDDGAETDLDLGHYERFTNVKLTRINNLTSGQVYQTVLNNEREGKYLGKTVQVIPHVTDEIKNRIHLLAEQTKADVVITEIGGTTGDIEGLPFLEAIREFALEVGYNNAIFVHLTYVPFIKAAGELKTKPTQQSVAKLREIGIAPHILVCRCEKPLDKELRQKISMFCNVPYDAVIEEQDVEHSIYEVPLMLQRERLDDLICRQLHLDTPPANMTHWQEIIRKLIAPRHRVRIGVVGKYIELNDAYKSVYEAIIHGGVANDCGVELQKVDAEDLERDGAEKLLKGLGGILVPGGFGERGVQGKILAAKYARENKIPYLGLCLGMQIATIEFARNVLKLEKAHSTEFDPTTPHPVIALLDGQTKVTKKGGTMRLGAQPCQLVMGTKAAQLYGAFVVNERHRHRYEFNNAYRERFEKAGVVFSGFTPDGKLVEVMELADHPFFIASQFHPEFHSKPHQPHPLFKGFIAAAHQQIHQKPL, from the coding sequence ATGAAATTCATTTTCGTCACCGGCGGTGTGGTCAGTTCGTTGGGCAAGGGCCTGACAGCCGCCGCGCTCGGCACGTTGCTTGAAAATCGCGGCCTCAAGGTCGCGCTCCAGAAGTTTGATCCCTACCTCAACGTCGATCCCGGCACGATGAGCCCTTATCAGCACGGTGAGGTTTACGTGCTCGACGACGGCGCGGAGACCGACCTCGACCTCGGTCATTATGAGCGCTTCACCAACGTCAAGCTCACGCGCATCAACAATCTCACCAGCGGCCAGGTTTATCAGACCGTCCTCAATAACGAGCGCGAAGGAAAATACCTCGGCAAAACCGTGCAAGTCATTCCGCACGTCACCGACGAAATCAAGAATCGCATTCACCTGCTGGCGGAACAAACCAAGGCCGACGTCGTCATCACGGAGATTGGCGGCACGACCGGCGACATTGAAGGGTTGCCGTTCCTCGAAGCGATCCGCGAATTCGCGCTCGAAGTCGGCTACAACAACGCCATCTTCGTGCATCTGACCTACGTGCCGTTCATCAAGGCCGCGGGCGAATTGAAGACGAAACCCACTCAGCAAAGCGTCGCCAAGCTGCGCGAAATCGGCATCGCGCCGCATATTCTCGTGTGCCGTTGCGAGAAACCGCTCGACAAGGAATTGCGCCAGAAGATTTCCATGTTCTGCAACGTGCCTTACGACGCGGTCATCGAGGAGCAGGACGTGGAGCACAGCATTTATGAAGTGCCGCTGATGCTGCAACGCGAGCGGCTGGACGATTTGATCTGCCGCCAGTTGCACCTCGACACGCCGCCCGCCAACATGACGCACTGGCAGGAAATCATCCGCAAACTCATCGCGCCCCGGCATCGCGTCCGCATCGGCGTCGTCGGCAAATACATCGAGTTGAACGACGCTTACAAGTCGGTCTATGAGGCGATCATCCACGGCGGCGTGGCCAACGATTGCGGTGTGGAGTTGCAAAAGGTGGACGCCGAGGACCTCGAACGCGACGGCGCGGAGAAACTATTGAAGGGACTTGGAGGAATCCTTGTGCCGGGCGGTTTTGGCGAGCGCGGCGTGCAAGGGAAGATTTTGGCCGCCAAGTACGCACGCGAAAACAAGATTCCCTATCTCGGCCTTTGCTTGGGAATGCAGATCGCGACCATCGAGTTTGCGCGAAACGTTTTGAAACTGGAGAAGGCGCATTCGACAGAATTCGACCCGACCACGCCACACCCCGTCATCGCGCTGCTCGACGGGCAGACCAAGGTGACGAAGAAAGGCGGCACGATGCGGCTGGGCGCGCAGCCGTGCCAGTTGGTGATGGGCACGAAGGCAGCTCAACTTTACGGCGCGTTTGTCGTCAACGAGCGACATCGCCATCGCTACGAATTCAACAACGCCTATCGCGAGCGATTCGAGAAGGCGGGAGTTGTGTTCAGCGGTTTCACGCCGGATGGCAAACTGGTCGAGGTCATGGAACTGGCCGATCACCCGTTCTTCATCGCGAGCCAGTTCCATCCGGAGTTTCACAGCAAGCCGCACCAGCCGCATCCGTTGTTCAAAGGTTTCATCGCTGCCGCGCACCAGCAAATTCATCAGAAGCCGCTGTGA
- the kdsB gene encoding 3-deoxy-manno-octulosonate cytidylyltransferase produces MKPGHIIIAALAQADRQSKPRPVLILREAKPFGDFLVCGVSTQLRHFVPEVDEFIRRADDDFAGSGLVEDSLIRIGFLATISNAAVRGYVGRISNTRLQRLLSRLSQTLQPQPAEIRRILGIIPARYASTRFPGKPLKSIAGKPLIQHVVEQCKKAKSLSEVIVATDDTRIRDAAQKFCRVEMTREDHPSGSDRIAEVAARCDCDAVVNIQGDEPLIEPAVIDAVAAALANNEMSTAATWIKNSADYDNPNVVKVIVNASGRALYFSRRTIPYLREAASRSVSEQLAAFPFLKHLGIYGYRRETLLRLVKFPVSPLEAAEKLEQLRALENGIQIAVVKVDYDSVGVDTPEDVARVERILKT; encoded by the coding sequence GTGAAGCCGGGCCATATCATCATAGCGGCGTTGGCACAGGCCGACAGGCAATCCAAGCCGCGTCCGGTGCTGATTCTCCGCGAAGCAAAACCATTTGGGGATTTTCTCGTTTGCGGTGTCAGTACCCAACTCCGTCATTTCGTGCCGGAAGTGGACGAGTTCATCCGCCGGGCCGATGACGACTTTGCCGGAAGCGGATTGGTGGAAGATTCTCTCATTCGCATCGGATTTCTGGCAACCATTTCAAATGCCGCCGTACGCGGTTATGTTGGGCGGATCAGCAATACAAGATTGCAACGCCTTCTGTCGCGGTTAAGCCAAACTTTACAACCACAGCCTGCGGAAATTCGACGCATCCTCGGCATCATCCCCGCCCGCTACGCCTCGACGCGTTTTCCCGGCAAACCGCTCAAGTCCATCGCCGGCAAGCCGCTCATCCAGCACGTCGTCGAGCAATGCAAGAAGGCCAAGTCGTTGAGCGAAGTCATCGTGGCCACGGATGACACACGCATTCGCGACGCGGCGCAGAAGTTTTGCCGCGTTGAGATGACGCGCGAAGATCATCCGAGCGGCTCGGACCGGATCGCAGAAGTCGCGGCGCGTTGCGATTGCGATGCCGTGGTCAACATCCAGGGCGACGAGCCGTTGATCGAACCAGCGGTGATTGACGCCGTCGCGGCGGCGCTGGCCAATAACGAGATGTCCACCGCCGCCACCTGGATCAAGAACTCCGCCGATTATGACAATCCGAATGTCGTAAAAGTCATTGTCAACGCCTCCGGTCGCGCCCTATACTTTTCCCGGCGCACGATACCGTATCTGCGTGAGGCCGCAAGTCGTTCGGTCAGCGAACAGTTGGCGGCGTTTCCTTTTTTGAAGCACCTGGGCATTTACGGTTATCGGCGCGAGACGTTGTTGCGGCTGGTGAAATTTCCGGTTTCGCCGCTGGAAGCAGCGGAAAAACTGGAACAATTGCGCGCGTTGGAAAACGGCATTCAAATCGCGGTCGTGAAGGTTGATTACGATAGCGTCGGCGTGGACACGCCGGAGGATGTTGCGCGGGTGGAAAGAATTTTGAAAACATGA
- a CDS encoding PQQ-binding-like beta-propeller repeat protein, with amino-acid sequence MNARHYLVCILLVADATLPASAAWPMFRGDASLSGVAAGQLPDKPALLWSFKTGGPVKSSAAIVDGRVFIGSDDGNVYALDLTNGKKIWSYKTDGGVESSPLVLNGKIFVGSTDGWLYALDATHGKLIWKYQTGDKILGGPNWVKSPKGDATWVLVGSYDFKLHCLDATTGKTNWVYETSNFINGSPAVANGVTVFGGCDAMLHVISLADGKQTKEVDAGAYVAGSVALVDNCAYFGHMENEFHCVDLEKGTNVWIYKDRAFPFFSSPAVTRDRVLFGGRDKLLHCVQRDTGKSLWTFATRGKVDSSPVVVGDKVVVGSDDGRLYIVSLKEGKELWSYEIGQPVGSSPAVDDGKVIVGSDDGSVYCFGERRK; translated from the coding sequence ATGAACGCGCGGCATTACCTTGTTTGTATTTTGCTCGTGGCGGACGCGACGCTGCCGGCGTCGGCGGCCTGGCCGATGTTTCGCGGCGACGCGTCGCTGTCGGGCGTGGCGGCTGGCCAGTTGCCCGACAAGCCGGCGTTGCTCTGGAGTTTCAAAACGGGTGGGCCGGTCAAATCTTCTGCCGCCATCGTCGATGGGCGCGTCTTTATAGGGTCGGATGATGGAAATGTTTATGCGCTGGACCTGACCAACGGAAAAAAAATCTGGTCTTACAAAACCGATGGAGGCGTCGAGTCTTCACCTCTCGTCTTGAATGGTAAGATTTTTGTGGGTTCAACCGACGGCTGGCTTTATGCGCTCGATGCAACCCATGGAAAGCTCATTTGGAAATACCAGACTGGTGACAAAATTCTCGGCGGGCCGAATTGGGTGAAATCGCCGAAAGGAGATGCGACGTGGGTGCTCGTCGGCAGTTACGATTTCAAGCTGCACTGCCTTGACGCCACAACCGGCAAGACCAACTGGGTTTACGAAACCAGCAATTTCATCAACGGCTCGCCCGCCGTCGCCAACGGCGTCACCGTCTTCGGCGGTTGCGACGCGATGCTGCACGTGATTTCCCTGGCGGACGGCAAGCAGACCAAGGAGGTGGACGCCGGTGCGTATGTCGCCGGGTCGGTCGCGCTCGTGGACAACTGCGCTTATTTTGGCCACATGGAAAATGAGTTTCACTGCGTTGACTTGGAGAAGGGAACGAACGTCTGGATTTACAAGGACCGCGCGTTCCCGTTCTTTTCGTCACCGGCGGTGACGCGCGACCGCGTCCTCTTCGGCGGACGCGACAAACTGCTGCATTGCGTCCAGCGTGACACGGGCAAAAGTCTGTGGACGTTTGCGACGCGCGGTAAAGTGGACAGTTCGCCGGTGGTCGTAGGCGACAAAGTGGTCGTGGGTTCGGACGACGGAAGGCTGTATATCGTCTCGCTGAAGGAGGGGAAGGAACTTTGGTCGTATGAAATCGGACAGCCGGTCGGCAGTTCACCGGCGGTGGACGACGGCAAGGTGATCGTTGGGAGCGATGATGGGAGCGTGTATTGTTTTGGAGAACGTAGGAAATGA
- a CDS encoding HAD family hydrolase, whose amino-acid sequence MNRNLHHAVFLDRDGTLIEEKEYLHRPDDVVIFPGVGQALKRLQNAGFLLFIVTNQSGVGRGYFTMAEVEKVHAHLLKQLARDGVRITKIYIAPEAPDQPSRGRKPSPQFLFDARDESGLDLSQSYLIGDKLIDLECGWNAGLKKCLLVRTGYGKEWEQQAADKLGRAVIVDGLVAAAEGILKASV is encoded by the coding sequence TTGAATCGAAACCTGCACCATGCCGTTTTCCTCGATCGCGATGGGACGCTCATCGAGGAAAAGGAATATCTGCATCGCCCGGATGACGTGGTGATTTTTCCGGGCGTGGGCCAGGCGTTGAAACGATTGCAGAACGCGGGCTTTCTGCTTTTCATCGTCACCAACCAATCCGGCGTGGGGCGTGGCTATTTCACGATGGCCGAGGTTGAAAAGGTTCACGCGCATCTGCTCAAGCAACTCGCTCGCGATGGTGTGCGAATCACGAAGATTTACATCGCGCCCGAAGCGCCCGATCAGCCGAGCCGTGGACGCAAACCTTCACCGCAATTTCTGTTCGACGCGCGCGACGAGTCCGGCCTTGACCTTTCGCAAAGCTATCTGATCGGTGACAAGCTGATTGATTTGGAATGCGGCTGGAATGCCGGCTTAAAAAAATGTCTGCTCGTGCGGACTGGCTATGGCAAGGAATGGGAACAGCAAGCCGCCGATAAACTTGGCAGAGCCGTGATTGTAGATGGTTTGGTTGCAGCAGCGGAGGGGATACTGAAAGCGTCCGTTTAG
- a CDS encoding HEAT repeat domain-containing protein yields MKKRSILLLLCVPLAAGLFMCFVTSRPKPKLLIQGRPISDWVRDVELGAFPGETNVAFEVLISTGPRIMPDLSNILLASEALKDIAIRLPITFVPAGTKNRRANESEILVLKAKAANVMGAIAYRNSDTPEVRASIPSLIAALHSGSREVRALSAQALGAIGKGASNAIPALISKTTDEDSGVRMSAVDSIGRIGLNTPAAIGAITQALSDTNRDVSVTAIRSLQTLQRITPSGRLNK; encoded by the coding sequence ATGAAAAAGCGGTCGATTCTGTTGCTTCTTTGTGTGCCATTGGCCGCTGGACTGTTCATGTGTTTCGTAACATCCCGTCCGAAGCCAAAGCTACTGATTCAAGGACGTCCGATTAGTGATTGGGTTAGAGATGTAGAGCTTGGTGCTTTCCCCGGAGAAACGAATGTGGCTTTCGAGGTTCTAATCTCGACTGGACCGCGAATCATGCCGGACTTGTCGAATATTTTGCTTGCCTCCGAAGCGTTGAAAGACATCGCCATTCGCCTGCCCATTACATTCGTTCCAGCCGGAACAAAAAATCGCCGCGCAAACGAATCGGAAATACTTGTTTTGAAAGCCAAGGCGGCGAATGTAATGGGAGCCATCGCCTACCGGAATTCAGACACTCCGGAAGTGAGAGCTTCGATCCCGTCGCTGATTGCAGCGCTTCATAGCGGCAGCCGGGAAGTTCGAGCATTGTCCGCCCAGGCGTTGGGCGCAATTGGCAAGGGAGCGAGCAATGCGATTCCTGCATTGATCTCCAAAACGACTGACGAAGATTCCGGCGTGCGGATGAGTGCAGTGGATTCGATTGGGCGCATAGGGCTGAACACTCCAGCCGCTATTGGCGCAATCACGCAGGCGTTATCAGACACCAATCGCGACGTTAGCGTAACCGCTATTAGGAGTCTGCAAACGCTTCAGCGAATTACGCCAAGTGGCAGGTTGAACAAATGA
- a CDS encoding type II secretion system protein: protein MHVDRSRKPLSAFTLIELLVVIAIIAILAGLLLPALAKAKAKAQAIACLNNMRQWSIGYRLFADDNNDEVPEEGNTVLPIVDPANAEAWYNQVSTFISQPTMVYLYTNVPPLAPLPNTKTLYSCPTAPNPVSPPSKFKAYFMYGENGRICINRSTRDSGIGQTKFSTVKKPTDTILVAEADGNSPTAGPAQSNVTGQYAVGRHDRRGNFALVDGSARPTRTNDFIRTSTESNNAAEEWRFPRAIYWYPSDSTPN, encoded by the coding sequence GTGCATGTGGATCGCTCTCGCAAACCATTGTCGGCGTTCACACTCATCGAACTTTTGGTGGTCATTGCCATCATTGCGATTCTGGCTGGGCTGTTGTTGCCGGCCCTGGCCAAAGCCAAAGCCAAGGCGCAGGCCATCGCCTGCCTGAACAATATGCGGCAGTGGAGCATTGGTTACCGGCTCTTCGCTGACGACAACAACGACGAAGTGCCGGAGGAAGGGAACACGGTTCTGCCCATTGTCGATCCGGCAAATGCAGAGGCTTGGTATAACCAGGTTTCCACTTTCATCAGCCAGCCCACGATGGTTTACCTCTATACCAATGTTCCGCCCCTCGCTCCGCTTCCGAATACCAAGACCCTCTACTCCTGCCCGACCGCGCCCAATCCAGTTTCGCCGCCCAGCAAGTTCAAAGCCTATTTCATGTATGGCGAGAACGGACGCATCTGCATCAACCGATCGACCCGCGACTCCGGTATCGGCCAGACCAAATTCTCCACCGTGAAGAAACCCACAGACACAATTCTTGTGGCCGAGGCGGACGGCAACTCCCCCACCGCAGGGCCGGCGCAATCCAACGTGACCGGCCAGTATGCCGTGGGGCGGCATGATCGGCGCGGCAATTTCGCGCTGGTCGATGGCAGCGCCCGCCCCACCCGCACCAATGACTTTATCCGGACATCAACCGAGTCAAACAACGCGGCCGAGGAATGGAGATTCCCGCGGGCGATTTATTGGTATCCTTCCGATAGCACGCCGAACTGA